In bacterium 336/3, the following proteins share a genomic window:
- a CDS encoding lipoprotein ABC transporter ATP-binding protein, with protein sequence MITATNICKNYGSLQVLKNLSLEITEGEIVSIIGASGAGKSTLLHILGSLDKPDSGNISIAGTSIFELSEKKLANFRNTHIGFVFQFHNLLPEFTALENVALPALLGGKKSPEVYEKAEHLLDTLGLKGRGTHLPSELSGGEAQRVAVARALINQPKVVFADEPSGNLDSKNAEELHHLFFDIRKQFNTTFVIVTHSPTLSQMADRSIRIQDGTIVNN encoded by the coding sequence ATGATTACAGCCACCAATATTTGTAAGAACTATGGCAGTTTACAAGTGCTCAAAAATTTAAGTTTAGAAATTACCGAAGGAGAAATTGTTTCGATTATTGGAGCATCAGGTGCTGGAAAAAGCACCTTGCTTCATATTTTGGGCAGTTTGGATAAACCCGATTCTGGTAATATTTCTATTGCAGGAACATCTATTTTTGAACTTTCTGAAAAAAAATTAGCCAACTTCAGAAATACACACATTGGGTTTGTATTTCAGTTTCATAATCTTTTACCTGAGTTTACAGCCCTCGAAAATGTAGCCTTGCCTGCTCTTTTGGGTGGTAAAAAATCTCCAGAAGTGTATGAAAAAGCGGAACATCTTTTAGATACGTTGGGGTTAAAAGGCAGAGGTACACATTTGCCTTCTGAACTTTCGGGTGGTGAAGCCCAAAGAGTGGCTGTGGCAAGAGCCCTTATCAATCAACCTAAAGTAGTTTTTGCCGATGAACCCAGTGGTAACTTGGATTCTAAAAACGCTGAAGAATTACATCATCTTTTTTTTGATATTCGTAAGCAATTTAATACTACTTTTGTGATTGTAACCCATAGCCCTACACTATCACAAATGGCTGATAGAAGTATTCGCATCCAAGATGGAACAATTGTAAACAATTAA
- a CDS encoding malonic semialdehyde reductase, with protein MLKGKIALVTGATSGIGRATAEVFAKNGLKVIICGRRQEKLEEVANYLKGFTEVKILQFDVRNQQEVKTCVTSLEDEWKDIDILVNNAGNAHGLDPIQTGKIADWDAMIDINVKGLLYVSECIIPLMTARNTGHIVNIGSIAGKQVYANGNVYCASKYAVDALTQGMRIDLNQYGIRVTQIAPGLVETEFSVVRFKGDEDKAKKVYQGYEPLKAEDIADSIWYAVNAPKHVQIADLVILPTAQASATVVNRKS; from the coding sequence ATGCTAAAAGGAAAAATTGCATTGGTTACAGGAGCTACTTCAGGTATTGGAAGAGCTACTGCTGAGGTTTTTGCAAAAAATGGTCTGAAAGTAATTATTTGTGGCAGAAGGCAAGAGAAATTGGAAGAAGTGGCAAACTATTTGAAGGGTTTTACAGAAGTGAAAATACTCCAATTTGATGTGAGAAATCAGCAGGAAGTAAAAACTTGCGTTACTTCTTTGGAAGATGAATGGAAAGATATTGATATTTTGGTAAATAATGCAGGCAACGCTCATGGTTTAGACCCTATCCAAACAGGTAAAATTGCTGACTGGGATGCTATGATAGACATTAATGTGAAAGGACTTTTATATGTTTCAGAATGTATAATCCCTTTGATGACAGCTCGAAATACAGGACATATTGTAAATATTGGCTCTATTGCAGGCAAACAAGTATATGCCAACGGCAATGTGTATTGTGCTTCTAAATATGCCGTAGATGCCCTCACACAGGGTATGCGAATAGATTTGAACCAATATGGTATCAGGGTTACGCAAATAGCCCCAGGTCTCGTGGAAACAGAGTTCTCTGTAGTGAGATTTAAAGGTGATGAAGACAAAGCCAAAAAGGTATATCAAGGTTATGAACCCTTGAAGGCTGAAGATATTGCAGACTCCATTTGGTACGCTGTCAATGCTCCTAAGCATGTACAAATAGCTGATTTAGTGATACTTCCTACGGCACAAGCCTCAGCCACTGTTGTAAATAGAAAATCTTAA
- a CDS encoding ribulose phosphate epimerase — MKHTPLIAPSVLAADFGNLQRDIEMLNESQADWIHIDVMDGVFVPNISFGMPVCQAIQKHAKKPLDVHLMIERPERYVTEFKNLGASIISVHIEACEHLHRNIQQIRDLGCKAGVAVNPHTSISLLENIITEVDLVCLMSVNPGFGGQKFIPQTYQKVRQLKELIIKTNSHALIEIDGGVNSQNAPLLLDAGADVLVAGNFVFSAQDPKQVISELKSWVVS; from the coding sequence ATGAAACACACTCCTTTGATAGCCCCTTCTGTATTAGCTGCCGATTTTGGTAATTTGCAAAGAGATATTGAAATGCTTAATGAAAGTCAAGCTGACTGGATACATATTGATGTGATGGATGGTGTGTTTGTTCCTAATATTTCTTTTGGAATGCCTGTATGTCAGGCTATTCAGAAACATGCTAAAAAACCTTTGGATGTGCATTTGATGATAGAACGTCCAGAACGTTATGTAACTGAATTTAAAAACTTGGGGGCATCTATCATTTCAGTACATATTGAAGCTTGTGAACATTTACATAGAAATATCCAGCAAATCAGAGATTTAGGGTGTAAAGCTGGTGTGGCTGTCAATCCACATACTTCTATTTCTTTGTTAGAAAATATTATTACAGAAGTAGATTTGGTATGCTTAATGTCTGTAAACCCAGGTTTTGGAGGGCAGAAGTTTATTCCACAAACCTATCAAAAAGTTAGACAACTCAAAGAGTTGATAATCAAAACCAACTCACATGCCTTAATTGAAATAGATGGAGGTGTAAATAGCCAAAATGCTCCATTGCTTTTGGATGCAGGGGCAGATGTACTGGTGGCAGGAAATTTTGTATTTAGTGCTCAAGACCCCAAACAAGTGATTAGTGAGCTCAAAAGTTGGGTAGTTTCATAA
- a CDS encoding dihydropteroate synthase — protein sequence MFTINCKGRLITLEKPLIMGILNITPDSFYDGGKYLSENDILEQAEKLILQGADILDIGGYSTRPNAQEVSEKEEINRVIPAIQMIKKHFPATILSIDTFRADVAKEAIENGADIINDISGGQLDDKMFEIVANLQVPYILMHSRGNPQTMNQLTHYENILLEILHFFEKRIQKLHILGVKDIILDLGFGFAKTKEQNFYLLKHLSYFKTLNLPLLVGISRKSMIYKTLDVTPEQSLNGTSVLNTFALSQGAHILRVHDVKEVNEAKILHNLLI from the coding sequence ATGTTCACAATCAATTGCAAAGGCAGGCTTATTACCCTTGAAAAGCCTTTAATCATGGGTATTTTAAATATTACTCCTGATTCTTTTTATGATGGAGGTAAATATCTTTCAGAAAATGATATTTTAGAGCAAGCTGAAAAACTTATTTTACAAGGTGCTGATATACTGGATATTGGAGGGTATTCTACACGTCCAAATGCTCAGGAAGTCTCTGAAAAAGAAGAAATAAACAGAGTAATTCCAGCTATTCAAATGATAAAAAAGCATTTTCCAGCAACCATTCTCTCTATTGATACGTTTAGGGCTGATGTAGCTAAAGAAGCTATTGAGAATGGTGCTGATATAATTAACGACATTTCGGGAGGGCAATTAGATGATAAAATGTTTGAAATCGTAGCAAATTTACAAGTTCCTTACATCCTGATGCACAGCCGTGGAAACCCTCAAACAATGAACCAATTGACACATTATGAAAATATTTTATTAGAAATTTTACATTTTTTTGAGAAAAGAATTCAAAAATTACATATATTAGGGGTGAAAGATATAATTTTGGATTTGGGTTTTGGTTTTGCCAAAACAAAGGAGCAAAATTTTTATTTGCTCAAACATCTCAGTTATTTCAAAACCTTGAATTTGCCTTTGTTGGTTGGCATTTCGAGGAAATCCATGATATACAAAACTTTAGACGTTACTCCAGAGCAGTCTCTTAATGGGACAAGTGTACTCAATACATTTGCCCTCAGTCAAGGAGCTCATATACTCAGAGTACATGATGTAAAAGAAGTAAATGAAGCAAAAATTTTACATAATTTACTGATTTAA
- a CDS encoding histidinol phosphate aminotransferase, with amino-acid sequence MFNQLLRPHIIELAPYSSARDEYSGSEGIFLDANENPLGSVTSKPYNRYPDPHQKHIKYQLSLIKNVGMENIFLGNGSDEAIDLLIRAFCEPHQDNIIIMPPTYGMYEVSANINAVPIQKVPLDANFQIDLEKLKQTINSNTKIIFLCSPNNPSGNLLKKEDIEYILDHFQGITLLDEAYIDFCAEASWVKHLEKYPRLVIIQTFSKAWGLAALRLGMAFAHKDLIAVLNKIKPPYNISQTTQELVQESLQKEAQKNEMVKEIITQREYLENKLNTLPFVEKVYPSDANFLLVKMQEAQKIFDYLLSEKIIVRNRVKVIEGCLRISVGTHQENEILIQTLQKYSKH; translated from the coding sequence ATGTTTAACCAGTTACTTCGCCCTCATATTATTGAGCTTGCCCCTTATTCTTCTGCCAGAGATGAATACAGTGGCTCTGAAGGCATTTTTTTAGATGCCAACGAGAATCCTTTAGGTTCTGTTACCTCCAAACCTTATAATCGTTATCCTGACCCTCATCAGAAACATATCAAATACCAATTATCCCTTATTAAAAATGTGGGAATGGAAAATATTTTCTTGGGAAATGGCAGTGATGAAGCCATTGATTTGCTGATTAGAGCATTTTGTGAGCCTCATCAAGATAATATCATCATCATGCCTCCTACTTATGGTATGTATGAGGTAAGTGCCAATATCAATGCTGTACCAATTCAGAAAGTGCCTTTAGACGCTAATTTTCAGATAGATTTAGAAAAATTAAAACAAACTATCAATTCAAACACCAAAATTATATTTTTGTGTTCACCCAACAATCCAAGTGGGAATTTGCTCAAAAAAGAAGATATTGAGTACATTTTAGATCATTTTCAGGGTATTACCTTGCTTGATGAAGCCTATATTGATTTCTGTGCTGAGGCTTCATGGGTAAAACATCTGGAAAAATATCCACGTCTTGTCATTATTCAAACCTTCTCAAAGGCTTGGGGGCTTGCTGCTTTGCGTTTGGGAATGGCATTTGCTCATAAAGATTTGATAGCTGTTCTTAATAAAATTAAACCACCTTATAATATAAGCCAAACTACACAGGAACTTGTGCAAGAAAGTTTGCAGAAAGAGGCTCAGAAAAATGAGATGGTGAAAGAAATTATCACTCAGAGAGAATATCTTGAGAATAAGCTAAATACTCTTCCATTTGTAGAAAAAGTATATCCTTCAGATGCCAATTTTTTACTTGTAAAAATGCAGGAGGCTCAGAAAATATTTGATTATCTGCTTTCAGAAAAGATTATTGTTCGTAACAGAGTAAAGGTGATTGAAGGCTGTTTGCGAATTAGTGTAGGCACTCATCAGGAAAATGAAATATTGATTCAAACTCTACAAAAATACTCTAAGCATTAA